CCAGCTGAACGATGCTCCGGCGTAGCTTCCAGGCTCCAACAACCTATCTACATGTACATGTGCAATGGAATTCCAATGGCATTAAACAATTCCAAGTCAAATTCCACATAGGAGTATCTCTCTAATCATCGCTCCTAATTAACAATGCTACCCAGCTCGTTGATAATTAAGTATATATTGCGTATTACGTGATGACGGACGCAAAATTATCCAGACAGCTcgctagagagagagagagagagagagagagagagagatctacACTATGCTAATCAATTCAAGGGACTTTATCCGTTTCAAAAACAAAATTCAAGGGACATTTCTACTTGCACAGATTAGGTAATTTCCCGTTTGATACGCCATGAGTGCACTGAAACGCGGGGCCTACAATAGGTTGCTATGTGACTGATGTAGTTCATAAATTCACAGACATGGGAAATTAAAGGCCCGTACAGAGCAGCATGTACCGGCACCCAATTGCATTACTACTACCTACGCCGTCCTTTTTCCGCTCGATCTAAATTTTGATGCGCCTTAACTAATTTAAAATAAATATGCTgttaatcttcttcttcttcttcttcttcttcttcttctttttcttcttcactaATTTACAAGAGAGTTATACTGAGCTTCCAACGCAAGCAACTTCGCTGATCGGGGTAGATACCCATGGCCCCAGCAGGTCTAGTAGAGAAATATATAGGCCGCCCGTGCATGTCTCACCCCATAGTGATTTTAATTAATACAGTATGTGCATTCATGGCAGAGTCGATCGAATTGGTAGTTGTTCTTCCACCAAAATACGTTGTCGGTGCGGCCACTCCAGCTTGATCTTCCGATGATCCACAAAGCTCGGCAGTAAAAACCGACAGTGTGCATATTCTCACGAATTGGCCGTGTAGCGTCCTACGAAAAGGGCTTTAGCTTCTCCCGGAAGAACAAAGAATGGGCCTATTCGGCTTTTCTCGTGTCAATCAAAGCTAATTGCGCAAGCCCCCCACACAGAATAGTTGGACAAAAGCGGCCCAAATCGAAGCAAATCGGATGGTTTGTGGCTTCCCTTTTACATCTGGCCATGGACAAAAGGGCCGGCGTCAGCTCTCTGTTTGTCCCGTCACTTGGGACGACTCGTCGAATCCGGCCAAATGCACCGTGTCAGTACTGCAGTAGAACAAGGCTGAAACATCACGTAGCAGTATATGAACATCGAATTAAGTAGGATTTGTGATCTCCACACGACCGATTAGAGTAGGAACGGTTGACCTGTCTCCTGCAATTTCGCATAATACGGACAACTGAAACGATCCAGATGTGCAATTGCAGTGCAGAAAGACGAGCATAGTCAAAAATGCAAAGCGAAAGATGGTGAGATGAACGACAAAAGTTGGGTGGAGAAACTGTGAGGGCCATTCACATTCCTGCTTCCTGTGATGGCGAAACCAGCAGTATTTTTTACCTTCCAGTTCTCCATCCCCGCTGCGCTGCCTACGGCGGCAGTATGGCGTAGCATAGCTCCCCGTCGCCACGCCCACGCACCCGCACCCCAAAACCCATAAAAGGCTCGAGACCGCGGCCAGCTACCGAGCCTTAAACACGCGTTCTCTCCTCCTGCCTCTCCGCCATGGACTCCctcccgccgcccgcgccaccgTACGCCGGGGACCCCCTCGCCGTCACCATCCCCCCGCCGCCATTGCcgtcgccgcctccgccgccttcCTCCTCGCTCAACCTCTCCCCGTCGCTCCTCATCATCGCGGCCCTCCTCGCCTTCGTCTTCTGCGCCTCCATCTCCATCcacttcctcctccgctgcctctccTCGCGGCAAACATCCTCTCCGTCGCCGAGCGCTGTCTCCAGGGGACTCGGCGCCTCCTCCCGCTCCGACGCCGAGGCGGCCGCCCCTTCGGCGACACCCGCGGCGGGcccggcggcagcggcagcggcaggGGGCGAGGTGGTCGACGACGAGAAGGAGCGGCTGATCGCGTCACTTCCGCTCTTCACGATGGCGTCGGCGCTGGCGGCGCTGCCCAAGAGCTCCCCGGACTGCGCCGTCTGCCTGTCGCCGTTCGTGCCCGACGCCGAGCTGCGGCTGCTCCCGGCGTGCCGGCACGCGTTCCACGCCGCCTGCGTCGACGCGTGGCTCCGCAACACGCCGTCGTGCCCGCTCTGCCGCGCCGCCATCTCGCTGCCGCACCCGCCTCTCCCCACCGCCTACACCGCCGCCGCGCAGCAGGAGCCGTTGGACGCGAGGAGCAGCAGCAACGCGTCCAGGAGCTTCCGCGTCGAGATCGGCAGCGTGAGCAACCGACGCTCGTCCGCCGCGGGGGACGACCGCCGCACATACTCCCTCGGCTCCTTCGACTACCGCGTGGACGAGGAGGTGGAGGCCGTGGTGGCGCGCATCGCGCGCCCCGCGGCGGCGGCCAAGTCGGCGGTGGCCGGGCAGCGCGCCGCGCCGCAGGGCCCGGGCGAGGcgctggcggaggcggcggggtcgCGCGGGTGGCTCCGGGAGTACGTGGACCGGCTGGCCTCCTCGGCGTCGTCCCTCTCCGGGCGGTGGAGCGCGCGGTGGAGCCAGAGCCACCACAGCCACCGGCAGGAGGACTCGTGGCGGTGGGACCCcgaggcggcggccatggcggcgccGCGGGCGGCGGACGAGGACGAGGCGGGCCTCATGGGCCTGTACCGCTGGATCGTAGGCGTATAATAGGAGGATTATAATTAGCCCGTCTGTAATTTCGGACCCTGAAGTTTTTTTTGTCGACTTCCATATTATATGAGGACTCTGCTGTACGTAAAAATAGAATTGGCCCCAGAAGCAGAACCAGATGATGAGCTTGGATCGAAGCTTCCGTTGATTTGGGCTGCGCCGTCGTCGTCTTCCTCGATCCATTCTCCTCCAGAATTTTGGCGCTCCGGTCCGGTGGCCGATGGAGCTCAGATGGTGAGCAGGTGGCAGGAAGCCGTGCGTGCAGCTACGTGTTTGTCTATCCTTTTCCGGGGAGTGGTGCGCGTGTGGTTGTCAACTATGCGGATCCACGGCCGTAGTGCGCGCGCAGACTCGCAGTCAAGCGTGCTCAGTCCGTGGATGGCCATGGGCCAGCTGTGAGTTTAGGTCAGGGTTTGTGATCATTTCTTGCTTCTGCGAATTCTACGGCTCCCAAGTTGATCCCAAATCGAATCAAAGTGGATACATTTCTACCCAAGATCACTGCTTATAGAACGGTGTGGTAATCATActttcctggggggggggggggggggggggggggggggatcacTACATGGTCCGTCTCTTTGCATTTTTTTACCGTGGCATACTTTCTTTGTCGTGTGATCGTATCATCTCGTTGCACCTAGGCATCTCTGACCGAACTCCTAAAATTTTATCCCTCAAAGCTCAACTCATCAAATTTGCCAATTCTTCTATCTTTTGATTTGCATATTCCATTTCAATTGAGGAGTTAAAAAGGGATAAAATTCTTGTATCTTCTACCGTGGCATATTCCATTTCAATTGAGTAGTCAAAGTCATAAAACTTAACTCTCTAAACAAAATTCTTTGCCAATTCTTCTATCTTTCGATTTGCATACTCCATTTCAATTGAGTAGTCATTTGCGCAGAGATTATGTCCAAACTTGTTAATTTAGGTTCACACAATTCAACAATATTACAAAATTAACTATTCAAATTCAAACACACGAAAGGGTTCGAATGAAGTATTAGTCTGAATAACAAGCATGGTAAAAGCACACCAATCAAGTGCTATGAAGTGCTCACAAGGGCTCAACACGATCATCTTAAAGCTAGGTATGAACTTCTTGGTTCTCGATACTCCGTTGCGCTACGAGGAATCCTTGTGTCATGTTTGCATTGTGTTCCAGCTTGACAGGATCCACACTGAAACTGTATAGGAAGTTCTCTAGCATTGCCCTTTCTCATTCTCGATGTTCATGTTGTGCAAGAAGATGCAACATGTCATGATTTGCTAGAGGGCATGTGGCTTCCAATACTCGACAGGGCCACTGACAATGGCAAAGTGCTTTTGAAGCACACTGAAAGCTCTCTCAACATCCTTTCTTGCCGACTCTTGCTGTGTTGCAAAGTGAGATCTCTTGTTGCTTTGAGGGCACTGGATTGTATTCAGAAATGTGACACATAGAGGATAGATGCCATCTGCAAGGTAGTAGCCCATCATGTACTAATGGCCTTTGATAACATAGTTGCAATTTGAAGCATCTCCGGCAACAAGCCTTCCAAAAAATGGTGATCTCGAAAGCACATTCATGCAATTATGGGATTCACGCAAGCCAAAGGATGAATGCCAAATCCAAAGATCCTCTGACGCACTTACCTCGAGAATGATGGTTGGAATTTTGGAATACCCTTTGCACTGACCTATCAATGGCGTCAGCTGAACATCCAATGGCAAGCACCCGAAGAGTCGCGACACACTTCATCAATGGACTCACACTTATTTCTCCTGATGAACTCCTTCTCAGTTTACACCAAGGATCATGATCCTCAACACCTTTTGCAATGGTGATGAAGAGACTTCGGTGCATCCGAAAATCACTGCCAAGAAATATTTCTTCGGATGTTGGATTGGGTGCGAAGTAATCCTTGAAAAGATTAGCATGACCTTCGGCCCTATCACGGTTGATATACAAGCGGTCGAACTATGATCCTAGTCTCGGTCTTCGAAAGTCCTCGTGGACGATCACGACAATGGCCATCTCAATTCATcgtcatcttcttcctccccctTAGACGAAGAGTCAATAAAAAACATTTCCCTTAACCTCTTCATATACTAATTGCAATATTCAATGTTGAACTTGATTGCAAAAACACCAAAGAAAACATTGGAAAAAGCAAAACAAAAAACCTAGGCGATTTGTCGAACACTTGCCGGTCGAAGGAGGTGAGAGCTATAGTAGGCGTTGTTGCGGCCACGCCAAGGTTGTGGGTGGATGCAGGGCTGAGGAAATCGTCGTTAGGTGTCGACGAGCTTGATTCTCCTCGAAGTCGTGCTCGTCGGTCGCCGAGCAAGCTCGCCACGACCGAACTCCAGCTTTCAAGATGTCACTAGCGTGTCGTGATTCCGACGCCATTTAGCTGGAGCGTGGGTGCTCTATGTCATAGTGCTCCTCCGCCGATTCCTTTTCTGATGAAACGATGCTCGACGGCGCCTGTACTCGTCCTCGAGCTTTCGACCAACGACGACGAATGCAACGATTCTGGCTGTAACGTCTGTTGGTGAGTGAATCCAAGGTGGGCCAAGAGGTCAGCGGGGTTCCGGGGTGTTGGCGGGAGTGTGTGATGGATGACGTAGGCAAGGAAAGTGACAAATGTGACGTTGGGGTGGAGGTAGCTGAatgagggggggggggtagcCCGAAGGGAATCTTTTGCTTATAAAACGGTGGTAATCTTTCTTTTTGTAAAAAAAACAGATCCATTATAAAGTTCATCATAAGTACTCTCACCATTCTGAAATATAAGTTGTTCTAACTTTTTTTTCAATAGGGTGTATATAGACGTGTTTTAGTGTGTTTTCTTATTCATTTTAGTTCGTATGTAGTCCCTACTGAAATATTCAAAACATCTTATAACCAAAAAAGGGGTGATAACAATAGACCTTAAACATAACAAAATTACATCGAGGTTTCTAGACCATCGAAGGACCACTACCGCTGTCAGAACGAGCCGTCGACCGCCGCTTCCCTATCGAAGCCGGCTTCACCTTGTTGATGTCAGCCGAGAAATCTTCGTGCACGGGTCCCTAAGAACCAACGCTATGGAGCTGCAGTCGACTGCGTCTGGATGGACGAACTCAAGGAAGGATCGGAGTCCGGAAGGCAAACTTGAAGAAGAAGCATCGCCATATGTCCGGACACCGCACCTGCGAGGACTAAAAAGCACGAAAGCACCGGAATTCTCCTTCACGCCACTTGCCGTTGAAGAGACGGACAAAGGGGAGGCTTATCCACAGACTTGTAGGCGAAGTTTGAAGTGGAGAGTTCGTCCTAGCCACCAAGGAGAGGGAGAAAATGCTTCGAGTAAAAGTCTAGTCTAGATTGAAAAAAGAAAGCACTACATGATCAGTCTATTTGCATTTCTGTTACCGTGGCATAATTCCTTTGTTCTGTGATCATGTCATATCGTTGCACTTAGAGTACTTTGAACTACTCCTACTTGGCTGGCCTATGGGCATTTGATCTTGAATGCGGAGGGTTCAATCTTGGCTCCAGTCGTGTTGACGTCGACCAACTTAGCAGAAGTGTGCAGGAGCCGTGGTCCTTGTTTATGAATCCGAGACGATGGATACTTACGTTTTCGAGACCACTGGATCCCATTACTCGAATCGTGCTATCGATCGATGAGCGGTTCTTCCTTCTTGGACGTGGACCGACCAAGCCATCAATGGCAACATGCCCGGCGATGCCACCTGAACTGAAGAAAAATCGCCAACCATGGATGGAGATGGAGGGAGCCACCTGAAATTTTGAAAAGCCACGGTGCCACGGCCCACGGGGCGCATCCATTCCATTCCGGCCACTGTTGCCGCCGAGAAAGGGGAGGCACTGCCATTGCAGCCGCATTGAATTGGACGGGTGGCCTCAAGCTCCAAGCGGCAGCGGTCGCAGCTACCAGCGTCAGACCCGGCAGGCTTGTTACTAACCACGTAGCGTCGGTAGCGACCAACAACTCCCATCACCACCTTGAATGCCCTCTCGCTCGCTCGTTAACTCTGCTAGCCTCCTCGTGTTTGGTTCAGAAGTCCTAAGACTTTTTTTAGTGCCAGGAACTAATCAAAAAAGATTCTCTAGTAgagtctttttctagtccctgtagAAAAAGTCCCTGGTTCCTAGAGACTTTTTCTAGTGtctgggactaaaaagtccctgaacCAACACCCCCATAAACTCCTTTGGTTTGTGAGTATTGAATTGATCGGATGTGCCGGGCGGTGCTGGTGCTTGCGCGGTGACCGGCGCTCGTGGTGCCAAGGGAAAAACGAACGATATACTATGGGTATTTATGGCGGACACGTCGGGGCTGGGCAGTTGGCGAGAGGTTAAAGACGATGTGATCCCGCGCCGGTTTTGACCGTACACACACAGGCGCGAACCCGTCGCCGACGCCCGTGTAATCAGTGTAAGTATGTATGCACACTGCACGCTTGCACAgggcaggaggaggaggggagctTGTCTCCGACCTGCGACACGTAGTGGTGCCAAAACTCAGACGCTACGTACCACAGACAGCGCGGGGTCCAGTCCTGCAGATGCCTTAAATCCTCCACGAGACCGCCACCAACCTCAATTCATCCAAATACTCCATCTACTATAGTTTCAGGTTAAAAATACAGATTCACCCGCTTGGTGCCAGCCTGAATTCATCCAGATACCTGACGCTCGAATTGGACCAATCCACTGTaacaacaaaacattctagtatctgcggcaaaaaaaacaaaacattctagtaccAAACGCACGGTGACAAGATAGTTTTCCATCAAGACaaggacggcgacgacgacgacccATTCACCAGCCTATGACTCGAGGAAGGAGCATCACCATTGACGCGACGGCTATTTGGCCATTTGCGATTGCAGCCGATTTAGTTGGGCGACCTACCTCTCTCACGTCGCCAAACGCCACGGCCGATCCCTCAGCATCGCCGGGCACGGCCATACGCTACGGGACAGCAACGCCACGCAAGAACTGACATACACAACGCAATGGCGGAGCTTTTCGCACCCAACAAGAAGCCGCTTGGATTAGATATGGTGGCGTTCCGTTTGAGCAGCCACCGAGTTTCCCAGTTCCGTCCGCGTCTCTCGTGGAAACCAAGATGAGGTGAGCGGTGACACTGGGTTAGGTAGGCTAGAACGGTatctgcagcagcagcagctacGTTGATTTTGTTGGTGTGACCATGAATGAGGTTTAGCACGGTCCAGGTGCTATGGCCTATGGAAGAGCATTTCTCTGCAAGGGAAGAGCTTGGTAAAAAGTACTCCTGAGAGCAGGCGCAAAGGTTAGAGGTTAGTACAAAGAGtagtttctttttttctttttcttttttcagaAGAAGTACAAGGAGTAGTAAACAGGCAGCCTGTGACTGTGAGTGACCAGGGTGGAAGGAAATGGGCCAACTTCTATCCGTTGGGGGACGTTGAGAAGGGAAACAGACGTACCCTAAGGCAGCCCATGTTGCTTAAATTTTCATTTTGAGCTGACGAACTGATGGTACAGATTGTACCAAGGATTAATATCAGACAACGTAATAACCACAGGATCCACATCAGAAGCTTGGTACCGGCTATAGCTGGTTAGAGACAGAAACCAATACCACAACAAACATGCCAAGGAAAATTGTCGACTACCTCTGCTGAAAGCTCCAGAACGACCACGTTCAGAACTTCGTATCCAAAAGCATCAGCAAGAATTGTAGCGAATGAAATTCAAGGGTCCACAGGTAGTCTTGGTTTCCTGTCAGGTTTTATCACTTAACTAACGATCTCTACGACCAACAGTCTGCAAAGCAAAATGGCAAACAGTATAATTGCAATAAAAATGTAAAAGGGCAATGTATAATATTTAGGAAAGTGTGAGATATTGGAGAGAGGCGATTCGGTGCCTAGGCACATCTGCACCTGGGCATGAATAACAAAATCAAATAAAATGGTAAAAAAAACAAAAATTCCTGAAATTTTTTGACATGCAAGATGATCGAATACGCGATGTGCGTGCAAAAAAATCATGGTATTTGGACATTCGATGAGGTCGCGGCAACGAATACAAAATCTAGTTGTCAAAGGAACTTCGAAAGAGAACACTATTTGGACCCTTTTTTTTTTGCCTAGAGCTCTTCAAATGTCCTTACAACATGAAAATTTGCACGCTCCTTCCGCACCTGAGCATCTTT
The sequence above is a segment of the Aegilops tauschii subsp. strangulata cultivar AL8/78 chromosome 6, Aet v6.0, whole genome shotgun sequence genome. Coding sequences within it:
- the LOC109762160 gene encoding E3 ubiquitin-protein ligase ATL4-like, which gives rise to MDSLPPPAPPYAGDPLAVTIPPPPLPSPPPPPSSSLNLSPSLLIIAALLAFVFCASISIHFLLRCLSSRQTSSPSPSAVSRGLGASSRSDAEAAAPSATPAAGPAAAAAAGGEVVDDEKERLIASLPLFTMASALAALPKSSPDCAVCLSPFVPDAELRLLPACRHAFHAACVDAWLRNTPSCPLCRAAISLPHPPLPTAYTAAAQQEPLDARSSSNASRSFRVEIGSVSNRRSSAAGDDRRTYSLGSFDYRVDEEVEAVVARIARPAAAAKSAVAGQRAAPQGPGEALAEAAGSRGWLREYVDRLASSASSLSGRWSARWSQSHHSHRQEDSWRWDPEAAAMAAPRAADEDEAGLMGLYRWIVGV